AATGTTATATTTCACCTTGCTAACACATTGCATTATCAACTGAACCCATTTAGTATCAAAGCCTAGTCGTAACAACATCTCCTTGAGAAAATCCCATTCGACCCGGTCATAGCCCTTCGCCATGTCTAACTTCAAAGCCGCCACACCCGACTTCCGCTTTGATTTCTTGTGAATATAGTGGTTCACTTCGTATGCTAACATCACATTGTCAGAAATTAATCTTCCTGGGATGAAAGCACTTTGTGAAGGAGAAATAATAGAGTTCAGAACCTGTTTGAGCCGATTTGCCAGAACTTTTGAAACAATTTTATAAACAACATTGCAGAGCGCAATAGGACGCATGTCAGAAACGAACTCTGGGCGGGATTTCTTCGGTATAAGAATCAATGTTGTATCATGTATGTTGTCGGGTAAATTACCTCCATTTAGCCAGCTGAGGCATGCCTGCCCTACCTGATAGCCCACAATATCCCAGTGTCTTTGGTAAAAACCAGGATTAAAACCGTCCGGACCCGGACTTTTATTGGGATGCATAGCAAAGACTGCCGCTTTGACCTCAGCCATATTAAACTCCTTTAGCAGCTCTTCATTCTGGGTCGGGGTAATTTTTGGAGCTACATTTGATAGAATCGAGTTAACCTCACAGCCCTGCGAAGTGAACAGATCTTGATAATATCCCTGAATCAGTGGGCTCAGACCCGAATTCCAATCGACCCAATCTCCAGCGCTATTTTTCAGTCGATCAAGGCTATTCTTCTTCCTCCTATTGTTTGCCGCGGCATGAAAGAAGCGGGAATTTAGATCCCCACCTTGTAACCAAAGTTTCTTCGCACGTTGTTGCCAATACTGTTCCTACTGTAGTAAAAGAGAATCCATCTGTTTTCGTACTTCTAGAAGCTGAGCCTGTGCTCTATTGTCCGAGAAGCCTTTTAGGCGATGCAGTTGACCTGCGCACGACCTGATATTCCTCCTAAAATGCCCCCTTATTTCCTCGCCCCACTCAAACAGTTTTAGCCCGCAGCTTTTCTGTCGTTGAACCAGCTCAACCCCTGCCGGAGCTTCCCAAGCCTCCCTCACTTTATCTCGACAGTCCGCCTCTCCTAACCAGGCATTCTCAAAACGAAAACGACGCTTCCAGGCAAAACCAACTTGGGCTAGGGAAAAAAATAGCGCCGAATGATCGGAGCAGTGTGCCTCTTCATTGATCACTTTAGCTTGAGGGAATAGATCATGCCATGCTGAGTTGGCTAATGCTCGATCCAACTTTTCTTCAATACACTGGGCAGTCCCTCTACTTTTCTCCCAAGTGAAGCCGTGCCCTATCATGCGCACTTCAAACAGACTACAATGTTGAACCACTCTGTTAAAACCCAATACCAGACCCGGGGGGTGGCTACGACCTCCACGCTTTTCATTTTGAGAGAGgatatcattaaaatcacctATAGTTACCCAGGGGAGGGTTGAACCATTATGAAGAGCCTGTAACATATCCCATGATGCCGAGCGCCTTGACCGTTCGGGGAACCCATAGAAACTggttaatcgatactccggCAAACCTGAAATGTTAACTTTTGCGTTAATAAAATTCCAAGAATAGCCAATTAGATTCACAGAATTGCTAGCCTTCCAAAGCAGAGCCAAGCCCCCTCCACAGTTCACAGGATCAACAAAAAACAAGTTGGCGAAACCAAGCTTCCTCTTAAGCAATTCAATACGTTTGCGCTGACATTTAACTTCCATTAGAAACACAATATCCGGGCAGAATTTAGAAACCAAGGCAGAAAGCATCTGAACCGTTCGAGGGTTGCCCATCCCCCGACAGTTCCAACTGAGAACGCTCATGACCCCTGGCAGGCCTGGAGACCAGTACCCGCTTGTGGTAAAATAGTCGCACCCGCAGCCAACTACTCCAACTCCATCATATATTTTCCTTCTCATGTACTCCTTTAGGGGTCATCTGACTCAGGTCCTGGCGCCGACGCTTTATTTCCGTGATCACAACACCCTCATCCCCTATATTGGGCCCTTGAAGCAAATCAATCCCTGAGAAAGTTCGTACTAGTGATGGCCCTCCATCCACCTTATCAACAGTTGGTATCGAAGCATTTACTGGCGGAACCGCGGTGGCCTTGGGGGCAGGAGGTACAAGGAGAGACCCATTAGTTTCAGCATGTTCAGAGCCTTTAGCGGTAACCTCGTGTATCATTGTCGGGGGCATAGAGAGGAGGTACTTAGATTGAGGAACTATCGAGTTTCTTCTGTTCTGTGCTCTCAATCCAATCCCGTAGACTCTCTCGGCTTTATCCGGATTGGCTATGTCAAGCAGATCCTCACAGAATTTATCAGAATGGCCAATCTTACCACAAAAGAAGCAAAAAGTCGGTAGACGCTCATATCTGAAGAAGTCCCAGGAGAAGTCTCCCCCTTGTTTGCTGATTTTCATCTTCCGTTTCAGAGGCTGAGTGATATTCAAAGAGACCCGAATACGCATATAGGACCTGCTCATATCATTAAAGTTATTTGGGTCCGATTCGATATACACCCCTAAGAAATTACCGATACCAACTGCTAATCTTTCCGACATGAAACCCCTCGGGAGGTCCACAACCTGCACCCAAAACTCAGCTGAATTCAATGTGACGACCGTCGGGTCCTGACCCTCCTGGAGAGGGGCAGTGAGGAGAAGCTGTTGCTCGAAGGTCCAGGGCCCACCTTTAACAACCCGATCACGTTCCAGGGCGTGGAAGAACTCAAACTGAAATAAGTTTGGGCCTAATTCGATGATACAGAGACCCCGGGCAGGACGCCAAAGGTCCGCAAGCATATTCTTCATCATAGGAATCTTGACGCCACGGTCTGTCAAAAACCTACCGATTAGGCTCCAGGAAGGGGGTCGGACGGGAACCGGTATGTCCGCCTGAGGGACTACGAGATCGGAATTGTGTTCATCGTCCAGTGTGAAATTAGCAATTAGGTCGGCAATAGGCTCCATTCGAAAACACAGGGGGCAGAGACGTACCAGGGGAGACACAAGAAGGCACAATCAAACACCCTAACAACAGGGCACAGAGGGAAGCGGTACCTTCCACCGTAAATTCACAGCGCCGCCGGCAAAGGAGAGGAGAGCAGGGGAAACCTAACACCAGGGATAAAATCGCACACCCATCAATAGCGGGACCTTCTAAAATCGCACTAATCAGGTTTGAAAAGACAATTGGGTTGGTTGAAGGaaaaaaaagggtaattaatttattagtccctatattttgacaaaacacactgtttagtccctgtcttttcaaaaacacatggtaaggtccctaacttttttttcagtgaactgtttagtccttccgtctgtttgttagattttttaccgtttatgatattcggaaatgactaaattaccctttactatttaccttcaaacttcagaagaggaaatccaatttagaagaagaagttatttgtatgaagaacaacaaaaagaacagacccaatgcttacgaatttgaacgattaagaagaaagtcaagaagaagaacactcaaagttgatttcagatgcattagaatTTAAAGGAagggaaaataaaggaaaagaaggacgcaaatccaaattgactaacagaatcttcatgagagtctaacggcagggactaaacagttcaccgagaaaaacgttagggactaaatagttcaccgagaaaaacgttagggactttaccatgtatttttgaaaatatagggactaaacagtatgttttgtcaaaatatagagactaataaattaattaaccaaaaaaaGATAACTATTATTTTGCTCTTAGTGTGCTTTCGTATTAgcatttatttttactttgtttagaatttatatttttataggtGGAAATTCTTTTCCACTTATTTGTATTATGTCATCcataattttttcatttatttcttttcgaGTTCAACACGAGTGATTTATCTAGATAACACATGGTTATGCAAAGTATATTATTATATCTATGTGATTTGAGTATAATTAATACATATTTGTTTACTTGCAAATGTTTCAACGATGAATTTAGAATGCAGCTATATTTTATATGGATCTTGATTTGAAAAGTATGGTATTTCATtcaatatgttttattttttaaggttTGCTATCAGAGCAAGCAACTCTAATGGTTGGAGGTTTATACACCTTTCAACCATTCTATCTCACCTATTTCTAATATATCCAAACTTGAGAAATTGAAGCTCACGCACTAATCGTAAGCGTGCTTTTCAATTTCCTTTCTTGCGTGACCACCAATTTTTGATAATTTTGGACTAGAGAGTCTTCTATTTCAGCGATTCTCATGATGCTGACCATTCTAATTTTTGGTTATCTGATGGTTAGAAGTGTCTGGAAAATTACAAACTGGTCCTCCATGCTTTTATAGATTTTCTTGCTTTTTGTGGTATATGTAAGAAACAAACGAGGGTTACAGAAAAAACCGAATTGAAATTAAGAACGGAAATCGAACTGTGCCGTGGCGGAGGCCACTGCCTTAAAAGCGATTTCGGAAGACCGAGGTGCAATCTGTAACTCCGgtcgctccccaaggttaacacagaaaCCTTCGAACCTGTGCACTCAAAGTCGAAGATTGTAGAACAGCAAAAGAGTATTTTAATTGCCCAGAAACTGTGTTTCCAAAGCTGGAAACTGGTTGCATTTATAGCCTTCAGAAATATGAACGTTAGAACGTTCATATACACGTTAGAACGTGGAGTAAGACCAGGAGAAAAATAAGGTTCTGTTTTTTACtaaataaaaagttgaagaaaaattcaaagaagttaaaacggataaaaagaaaaataaaattcagaCCCAGTCCGATCGGGCCggcgtcgcgcgaacgagcgcgcgcgcgtgtggtatatttgctaaaaaccacttaacacaatttaaaggctaCTAAAGTCCAActctatatatacccactcaaacCTTTGTAAGTTTCCTATGTGGGATTGTGAAAGTGCTCTTGAAAGCAAAGTCCTTAAAGACAAATATACCCCCCACTTCAAATCCATTTTATTCAATCACCAAAGCCATTTATTCTAACAGTATATATTGTTCCTTTAATGGATTTTGCACGGCAGTTGTAGTCTGCATATGTATGTGATTTTATTCGTCTTTTATATTTCTATTGTATTGTTTAATTGAATGATCCTATTTAATTTGGCCGATTTGCAAAGACGAGTTCATAGTTTGATAGTTTGGAAACACGGGTACGAGGTTTGTTAAGTTTGAAGTTAAAGGATGAGTGAGTTAATTTTTTGATCAAACAATATTAAGCAGTCACCACAACAATTTTTTGAGGGAATGATTAAATTTTCAAAGTAAGCCTTTTTTTAGTTGCTTCAAACATTTGGGATAAATAATCACCACAATGATTTTTGACGGAATGACTAAATTTACAAACTGTGCAAACTACAAACCTCGCTTTTTAAACTGTAAAATTATCGAGAACTTCACTATACACCGGGTGTAATTCATGGGTACCAATTCATGGGAGATGATTTGTGTTAAGAAATAAACACATACAAGTGTCACACTTCAATTGGTCAGGTGTATTACATCGGGAATATAGTagaatttatcaaaattatatttGCAAATGGGTTGAACAAAACGTGAATATACAAAATGGTATCTTTAGTTGCAAAGCAATTCCATTGATAATCTTATATGTATGTGAAAAATGAAGGTTCCACAATACTGAAGTGATATTGCATATCCATCTATTGAGCATGTGATTTGTTTACAAAATGATATGATTCCTATCATTTGATCTTCTTTCAATTGAATACAAAATAAACAAGATTGTGTTCAGAGAGAGATTGaactgaactcagcttctcattaAACTAAACTGTGCAACAAAGTTTTGAATCAATTGAAGCCAAACATATGCAAAATGCTTGATAACCGCTCAGTGGATATCTGTCAAATTAACACAGACAGAGATTGTGTCATTTTTACTTCTACTTGCAAATATTTcatttataaaaggaaaagagaaTATAATATACACCTGAAATCCATGACAAACTTTGATTTCCCAACCTTTCCAAGCTGCAATATTGTTTGCTTTCCATTTTCCTACTCAACAAACACTAATCAACAACCATAACTGATCATCCTATTGCTTTTATAAGTGTTGCAATTTCTATATATACCTCCAATTTCAGCTGGAAATTCTTCACTGATCTTTCGATTTTAAGACCAGCTCTGCCCCTATCTCTATCTCTGTAGTCTAGTTCATATTGCCTTGAAATCTTGATAACACAAAATAAATCAATGCATGAAATTTACAAACAATAACTGAATTTCACTAGTTCTCTTGTAAAAATCATCAGAAATCTTACATTATTGTAATGTGGAGTTCTTGAAAATAACTTATGTACTTTGTCCATTTTTCCCATCCAATCCTTGGGCAGCCCATTAATGTGTTGTATCTGATACACATAACATAAAACAGAAAGGTATTAATCAACacaagtccaaatataaattagaATGAAATCACATAGAGTTGTTGCTCTACTTGTGCATTGTTTTTGAATTGCATAGAATGGTGCTTGGGTATGAACACCCTCATGCTTCTGTAACTGCCTGTGCAGGTGACTACGGTAGGCACAAACCTGGAGAAAATGGGTTTCATAAGAATGAACACATTCACATTCACATTCACAGTCAAAGAAAAGCAAGAAGGAATTAGATCAATTCTGCCTTACGTAACAACAGCCAGAAGTGGATTACGCTGCTTAGTTGGAGAATTTGACATCCCAACCTGTAATCAAATTTAAAAGGAGAAATTCTAATAATTTTCTATAGTATTTAATAGCATAGTATTGTATTGTATTCATCTGAAAGTGTAGGATTACCTGATCCCAGATATGGTACTGGGAACCCATGAAGTTAGCTGTTACATTCCCAACGAAACTATCATCTGAATTAGATGTAATTCCCTTCAAATTCTGGGCTATGCTAAACACTGACTTCCCTTTTCTCCGTTTATGATGAGCTATAGCTAGTTTCCGATTCTGTCTTCCCTGTCCTTCCTATAATATTGAGAATGATCAATGATCAATTAAACATGTCTAACAAATCAATTCCCCCAATTAGAAATGAAAACTGAAAAGAAGATAAAGTTAGAAGCAATCACAAGGAAACTAGAATGGATGTCATAAATATTGCAGAGATCTTACATTGGTATAAAGTGAGTATATAGAACCCCCTCCTTTTAATCCTTGTGGTGATTTTTCCTTAACGATTATACAAGTACATCTCCCTATATCCAATGGCAAGGGCCTGCATAACAATGTcctagaagaaaaagaaaagaaagaaaattggtgagcatataataaataaataattgaagGGTAATTTATATGGATGAAGCAAAGGAACCTGTTAGGCAATGTAGACCAAGAAGCAGCAGGAGCAGCCTCAGAATCAGAATAATCCCAAATCTTCAAGGAACAAGTAGAGTTTTCAGACTCAAAATCCCATAATATAGACTTGAAACCCTTTTCAGGCTCAGCCATCTGCATACAGCACTGAAGCGAAGTTGGCTTCAGGGCTCTACCGGTATTAGTAGACAAAGATTTCATTTTTGAAAACCTGTTGTTGGGCATATCAGTGGGTTTAGTGTTTTCTTTGTCATAATTTCCAAAGATTGGATTGTTTTCTTTGTTTTCAGAGAAAGCTGCTCCGATAAGAACCCCGTCGCTGCCGGAGTGGTGGTGCTTGGATTCAGTAAGCGGATTAACATAGACGGAATTGTAAGAAGATTCGGTTAGAGGCATTGATTTCTTGAAGCCGGAcattctttttttgttttgcttgaAATGAAGTTTAAGGAAGGGAAAGCAGCTCTATTAAAACTAATTTGATGAAGTCATGGTGATCTCAAACTCAAATACAGAAAGAGTTCTGATTTTGCCACGTCGTTGAAAATGGCGAAATCAACAGGATAGAGATATAAATGAACGTTTTGGGGAAGAATAAAAGATTAGTGGAAATGGTGGAGATGGGTCCCGcagatttga
The window above is part of the Euphorbia lathyris chromosome 3, ddEupLath1.1, whole genome shotgun sequence genome. Proteins encoded here:
- the LOC136223808 gene encoding tubby-like protein 8 → MSGFKKSMPLTESSYNSVYVNPLTESKHHHSGSDGVLIGAAFSENKENNPIFGNYDKENTKPTDMPNNRFSKMKSLSTNTGRALKPTSLQCCMQMAEPEKGFKSILWDFESENSTCSLKIWDYSDSEAAPAASWSTLPNRTLLCRPLPLDIGRCTCIIVKEKSPQGLKGGGSIYSLYTNEGQGRQNRKLAIAHHKRRKGKSVFSIAQNLKGITSNSDDSFVGNVTANFMGSQYHIWDQVGMSNSPTKQRNPLLAVVTFVPTVVTCTGSYRSMRVFIPKHHSMQFKNNAQIQHINGLPKDWMGKMDKVHKLFSRTPHYNNISRQYELDYRDRDRGRAGLKIERSVKNFQLKLEENGKQTILQLGKVGKSKFVMDFRYPLSGYQAFCICLASIDSKLCCTV